TGCCAGGCGATTTGCAACGCCGTAATACGACTCGGGCGAGTCGTTGGCAACGTTGGTCGGCGTCACGACGACCTCGGCACCGTACGCGCGCAACAGATCGACCTTCTCTTTGGACATCTTGTCGGGCATGACGAGAATGCAGCGGTAGCCGCGAATGGCGGCGGCCATGGCGAGTCCGGAGCCGGTGTTGCCGCTGGTCGGCTCGACGATCGTTCCGCCCGGTTTGAGGTGCCCCGCCTTTTCGGCCGCTTCGAGCATGGCTACCGCCGGGCGGTCTTTCACGCTGCCGCCGGGATTCATATACTCGACCTTCGCCAGCACCAAACACTCCGCGCCGTCGGTGACTTTGTTGAGCTTCACGAGCGGCGTGTTGCCGATCGCTTCGAGCGCGTCGTTATAGTAGTGCAGGCCGGTTTGCGGCTGGGCCGGTACCATGGTATCCAAGAGGGACCTCCAAAAACGGGGGGACTCCGAACGCGGTTCAGCACGGCGAGGCGCGCGCCCTCCGCCGCAGTCACGGCAGCCGGAGCCGGCGCGTTTGGGAGCGAACACATGGCTATGAAAGTCGCACGACTCTTCGGAGCGCTGCTCGCGCTCGCCGTCCTCGTCGGCTGCAACGACGGTTCGTTGCCGCCTGGAGGCACCTACTCGACGCTCACCGGCGTCGTGCTCGACCGCGCAACGAACCAGCCGGTTGCAAACGCGACCGTCTTGGTCGATACCGTCCTAAAAGCTACGACCGATGCTGCCGGCAAATTTTCGATCAACGTGCCGAGCGGCGATTACGACTACTCGGTCGAGGCGAACGGCTATAAGACGGTTGCAACGCATGCCGGTCGCGCCGATCCCGGCAAGACCGTTACGCTCAATATCCTGTTAGACCACTGACACGCATCGTCGTCGCGCCCGACAAATTTAAGGGTAGTCTCACCGCCGCGCAAGCTGCAGAAGCGATCGAGCGCGGCATGCGGCCGGTGTTTTCCGATGCCGAATTCGCGCTCTGTCCGATGGCCGATGGCGGCGAGGGCACGGTCGATGCATTCGTGCTCGGCGGCGCGACGCGGCACGTAGCGCGCGTTCGCGGTCCGCTCGGCCGACCGGTGGAAGCTGCGTTCGCGATGCAGGACGGCACGGCGATCGTCGAGATGGCGGCGGCATCCGGACTCGGACTGCTGCGCACCGATGAGTACGATCCGCTTCACGCGACGACGTTCGGCACGGGCGAAGTATTGAAAGCCGCGCTGGATGCCGGCGCGAAACGCTTCGTTATCGGAATCGGCGGCAGCGCCACCAACGATGCGGGCACCGGAATGCTGCGCGCGCTCGGCGTGCGGTTCCTCGACGATTTCGGCGAAGAACTCGGCGGCAGCGTTCTCGAATACAAAAAACTTACCGAGATCGACCTCTCGGGACTCGACCCGCGCTTTCGCGATGCGGATCTGCGCGTCGCCGTCGACGTCGACAATCCGCTCTGCGGTCCCGACGGTGCCTCGCGAACGTTCGGCGAACAAAAGGGCGCAAACGAAGCGCAAATCGCGCTCTTGGATCAGACGCTCGAGCGAATCGCCGACGTTGCCGCGCAGACGCTGCGTCGCGACGATCGCGACGTGCCGGGTGCCGGTGCGGCGGGCGGACTGGGCTTCGCGCTCGTCGCTTTCCTGAACGCGAAGATGGAGCGCGGCGTACAGCTCATCGCGAAAGAACGCGGGCTCGACCGCCTGCTCGAAGGCGCGACGCTGTGCGCGACGGGCGAAGGCAAAATCGACGAGCAGACCCTGCACGGTAAAACGATCTTCGGCGTCGCGCAACTTGCAAAGGCCGCGCACGTACCGGTAGTGGCGTTCGGCGGCGCCATCGATGCCGGCGCGCGGAAGAAGTTGGAGTCGGAGCAGATCGCCGTTCGCCCGATCGCCGCCGACGGCGCATCGGCCGACGATTCAATGCGCCATGCGGCGGAGTATTTAGAACGCGCCGCGCGCGACTACGCCGGAGACTTCGAACGTTCCGGCCGAGCTTGACCGGGTGCCGGCCTCATGAACGAGGCGCGTGCCGCGACCGCGCGGTCGATAACGCCGATGACGACTTCGGCTAAGCGCTGCGGATCGTGGCGAACGTTGATCGTCTCGCTGATGACCTGCGCGCGCACCGGCGTCATGCCCAGCTCTTCGATCCGCGCGATATCGGGCGCGACCGGAACCTGCCCTTCCTCCGCGTAGATGTCGAGCAATTTCGAAGGCGGCTGATCGTTGACGATCACGTAGTCGCAGACGCGCTCGCCCGCATTGCGCAGCAACGCTTCAACGTGTTCGGCCGCGGTCAATGAATCGGTCTCGCCGGGTTGCGTCATCACGTTGCAGACGTACATCTTTACCGCCGGCGACGCGGCGACTTCGCGCGCGATCCGATCGACTAAGAAGTTCGGCAGGATCGATGTGAAGAGGCTGCCCGGGCCGAGCACGATCGCGTCGGCCTCGCGAATGGCGGCGATGACCTCGGCCAACGGCGCGGCAAAAGACGGCTCGAAGTAGACGGTTTCGATGCGTTCGTGCGATTTCGAGATGTTCGATTCGCCTTCGACGATCGTGCCGTCGGCGAGTTTCGCGCAGAGCCGCACGACGCCGAGCGTCGCCGGCAGCACGCGTCCTTTGATATTGAGCACGCGGCTCGACTCTTTGATCGCCTCGTCGAAATTGCCGGTAATGCCGGTCATCGCGGCCAGAAAGAGATTGCCGAACGAGTGGCCGGTGAGCCCCTCGCCATCGTGAAAGCGATAGCGGAAAAGATCGGTCACCATCGCTTCGTCGTCGGCGAGCGCGACCAAGCAGTTACGCACGTCGCCCGGCGGCAAGACGCCCAGCTCTTTCTGCAAACGCCCCGAACTGCCGCCGTCGTCGCTCACGGTGACGACCGCCGTGAGATTGGTGGTTTT
Above is a genomic segment from Candidatus Baltobacteraceae bacterium containing:
- a CDS encoding YvcK family protein, with translation MTRWRERFVALIRWCYPGLGVKRWLVVAILGLLLLVNAINRYLVAQGLHFQVNELVDDFVNDYFSPAYLSWIFGAIGLLLMFFGIRQWLRAIIGASAIGGQGRIVDTLLEMRLQQGYKIVAVGGGTGLSTLLRGLKLKTTNLTAVVTVSDDGGSSGRLQKELGVLPPGDVRNCLVALADDEAMVTDLFRYRFHDGEGLTGHSFGNLFLAAMTGITGNFDEAIKESSRVLNIKGRVLPATLGVVRLCAKLADGTIVEGESNISKSHERIETVYFEPSFAAPLAEVIAAIREADAIVLGPGSLFTSILPNFLVDRIAREVAASPAVKMYVCNVMTQPGETDSLTAAEHVEALLRNAGERVCDYVIVNDQPPSKLLDIYAEEGQVPVAPDIARIEELGMTPVRAQVISETINVRHDPQRLAEVVIGVIDRAVAARASFMRPAPGQARPERSKSPA
- a CDS encoding glycerate kinase; translation: MVVAPDKFKGSLTAAQAAEAIERGMRPVFSDAEFALCPMADGGEGTVDAFVLGGATRHVARVRGPLGRPVEAAFAMQDGTAIVEMAAASGLGLLRTDEYDPLHATTFGTGEVLKAALDAGAKRFVIGIGGSATNDAGTGMLRALGVRFLDDFGEELGGSVLEYKKLTEIDLSGLDPRFRDADLRVAVDVDNPLCGPDGASRTFGEQKGANEAQIALLDQTLERIADVAAQTLRRDDRDVPGAGAAGGLGFALVAFLNAKMERGVQLIAKERGLDRLLEGATLCATGEGKIDEQTLHGKTIFGVAQLAKAAHVPVVAFGGAIDAGARKKLESEQIAVRPIAADGASADDSMRHAAEYLERAARDYAGDFERSGRA
- a CDS encoding carboxypeptidase-like regulatory domain-containing protein; this translates as MKVARLFGALLALAVLVGCNDGSLPPGGTYSTLTGVVLDRATNQPVANATVLVDTVLKATTDAAGKFSINVPSGDYDYSVEANGYKTVATHAGRADPGKTVTLNILLDH